Sequence from the Fulvivirga ligni genome:
GAATTCATAAGTTGATTTATTCCCACTCTATAGTTGCAGGAGGTTTAGAACTAATATCGTACACTACTCTGTTAACACCTTTAACAGAATTAATAATCTCATTTGAAACATCAGCCAAAAACTCATAAGGCAAATGGCACCAGTCTGCAGTCATACCATCTACGCTGGTTACTGCTCTCAGGCTTACCACTCTTTCGTAGGTACGCTCATCGCCCATCACCCCTACTGACTGGATGGGTAATAGCATAGCACCTGCCTGCCATACATCGTCATATAATCCGGCTTTCTTCAAACCATTAACAAAAATATGATCTACCTGTTGCAGAATGTGTACTTTTTCAGGAGTTATATCTCCTAATATTCTTATTCCTAAACCTGGTCCTGGGAATGGATGTCTTCCCAAAATAGATTGGTCTATTTCTAATGTTTTACCTACCAAACGTACTTCGTCTTTAAATAATGTATTTAAAGGCTCTACTACTTTTAGTTTCATGTAGTCAGGCAGTCCGCCCACGTTATGGTGTGATTTAATGGTAACAGATGGTCCATTTACTGATACTGACTCAATAACATCTGGGTAAATAGTACCCTGACCTAACCATTTTACATCTTCAATCAGGTGTGCTTCTTCATCAAAAACATCGATAAACACCTTACCAATGGCCTTTCTTTTTCCTTCAGGATCTGTTAAGCCCTTAAGAGCAGAATAAAATTTATCCTTGGCATCAACACCTTTTACATTAAGGCCCATGTCTTTGTAAGAATCCAGAACATCTTCGAATTCATTCTTTCTAAGTAGGCCGTTATCTACGAAAATACAATGTAAGTTGCTGCCAATAGCCTGATGAATAAGAACTGCTGCCACGGAAGAATCAACCCCTCCTGAAAGCCCTAACACTACCTTATCATCACCTAACTTTTCTTTTAGAGAAGCTACTGTACTCTCCACAAAAATATCAGGAGTCCAGCCTTGCTCGCAACCACAAATATGTACTACAAAGTTTCTTAGTACTCGTTTTCCATCAGTACTATGTGTAACTTCCGGGTGGAACTGAATACCATAAGTTTGCTCACCTTCCTTTTTAAAAGCAGCTACTTTTACAGAAGGAGTACTGGCAATAATTTTAAAATCTTCAGGAAGCTCAGAAATGGTATCACCGTGTGACATCCACACCTGAGAGTCAATTGAAATCTCTTTCATCAGCTCATTATGCTGGTCTACTTTACTCAGCTTGGCTCTTCCGTACTCTCTTATTTCAGAAGGCAGAACATGACCTCCACTTTTATGCGCCATCATTTGGGCACCGTAGCAAACTCCTAAAACTGGCACTTTACCGCAGTAAGCACTCATATCTACATCAGGAGCATCATCTTGTCTTACAGAGCAAGGGCTACCAGAGAAAATAACTCCTTTTATATCATCAGTAAGTTCAGGAGCATTATTAAATGGGTGAATTTCACAATAAACGTTTAATTCTCTAACTCTTCTGGCTATCAGCTGCGTATACTGCGAGCCGAAATCCAGGATCAATATTTGTTCTGCCATGGCACAAAAATAGTACGCTCCGTGGGGAAAAACTATTAATTTATAAAAAGATGAATTTTCTTAATATTGTAGAAATAATTTCCCGGTTTACTCCAGACATTTTTTGATTATAAGAATGTAATCATAGTTGGCATAATATTTAATAAGTCTTAGGTGTTTACAAATCAGAATTTAAAATCAATGAAAAAAATTACTCTACTAAAAATTTTCACCCCTGTAGCATTACTCACTCTTATATTGTCTTTTTCAGCATGTGATAAGAATGATAATGTTTTGCTTTTTTCTGTGCAGAATGACATAGAACTTGGCGCGCAGGTGAGCCAGGAGATTGCAAATGACCCACAATACAACATTATGTCCCGAACTGGGAATGAAGAAGCTTATGCTTACCTGGAAGGTATGGTAGATGAAATTCTTGAAAGCGGACAAGTAGCTTATAAAGATGAGTTTGCCTGGGAAGTGACCATTCTTAAGGATGACGAAACTTTAAACGCCTTTGCCACTCCGGGAGGATATATTTATGTATATACAGGTCTTATTAAGTATTTAGAATCAGCTGACGCTCTTGAAGGCGTACTAGGACATGAAATTGCCCACGCTGACTTAAGACATACCAGTAGAAACTTACAGAAGCAATACGGAGTATCTATCTTATTAAGCATACTTATCGGTGACAATGCATCACAGTTAGAGCAAATAGCTGGTCAGGTAGCTGGTACAGTGGCCGGTTTATCATTTAGCAGAGACTATGAGTCTGAGGCAGATGCTAAATCAGTAGTTTATTTAGCTGAAACTCAATATGCTTGTAACGGTGCTGCTTATTTCTTTGAAAAATTATTAGAGTCTGGCCAGGGAGGCGGAACACCAGAGTTTTTAAGCACACACCCTAGCCCGGATAGCAGAGTGGAAGACATTAACGCTAAAGCTACTAGTGAAGGTTGTGAAACTAACCTGGCAACAAATACCGATTACGATACTTTCAAAAACAGTCTATAATATTTAGGCTCGTGAATATAAAATCAAAAAGGCTGTCATCTCGGACAGCCTTTTTTTTCGGATTTATAAATAAAAGCAAATTTATTTCTTCACACCAGGATCTCTTTCCAGAAACTCATCATACAGCTTGGTATGACGGCTCTCCATAGGAATATTCCATCCTTCAATAAATACATACTTGATCTGCGTTTTAGTTTCGAACGGATCACCGTCTGAAATGAACAAGGTTGCACTTTTTCCCTTTTCTAACGATCCTAACTGATCATCTACACCAAAAAGCTGAGCGGGAATAATAGTTACAGCTTTCAGAGCTTCTTCTTTACCTAAACCATAAGTGGCAGCAAAGCCAGCATGGTAAGGTAAGTTTCTTACATTCTCAGCATCGTTAGTTCTTATAGCCACCGTTACTCCTGCTTTAGACATAATGCCAGCATTAGCATAAGGGCGGTCATACTTATCATAATCACGGTTAGGGGTATCCAACACCGGACCTGTGATCACCGGGATTTTAGCTTCAGCCAATTCTTCAGCCACTCTCCAGCCTTCAGAAACACCTGTGAAGATCACTTTGATATTCTTTCCTTTCACCCAATCAATAGCCGCCTTGATATCGTTGGCAGCGTTCACTTCTATTAAAAGCGTTTGCTCACCTTTTACAACAGGTGCCAACGTGGCCATCTCAGGGTTATAATTTAGCTCTGTAGATACCTTTTGTGCAGTGATAGTTGAATCTATTTTAGAATAGGCTAAAGCATTATCCCACACCTTATTAAGGTTAGCAAGAGCTTTATCAGCATCTTTTTTAATGTCTTCCTCAGACCTTCTGTCCCATCTGCCTCTTTTACCAGTAGTAGGGAAATTCATTACCACACCTTCAAAACCTGCATACATCTGATCAGGCGTATAACCGTGTAGGTTAATTAACGCTGCAGTACCTGAAAATAGACCTCCCTGTGGGATAGTTAATGCCGTAGTCACTCCGCTCACTCTGGTTACAGGGATAAGCACAGAGTTCGGGTTTACAGCAGTAAGCGCCTTCATTTGAGGAATAACCTCTCCTATTTCATTATAATCTCTGGTACGTGGATCTGAACCTACTTCTACCAAACCTATTCTGGATCCAGACTCTATCATTCCCGGGTAAATGTAAAGGCCTTTGCAATCTATCTCCTTAGCTCCTGAAGGAATAGACACATTAGCACCTATGTCACTGATTTTTCCGTCAGAGATGATTAGTGTACCATTATTAATAGTGCCTTTGGTCACTGTAACAATGGTAGCATTTTTTAAAGCGAATGTACCGGTGGTGGCTTTAGCATTTTGTCCGTAAGAGATGAGGACGCAGAATAATGCCGCAAGGGTTAATATTATATTTTTCATGCTCTTCATCTTAAATTATTTATCTGTAAGTAAATAGTTATCATGAACATCCATACATCTATGCTCTTCTTCATCTGCATGAAGCGTTACATCGATCGTTTCTTTAGGATCTGGATAAATTCTCATATCTGCAGGATCATTCTCTCTATCAAATTCAACCACGCCATCCACAATGGTGAACATCGGCACCGCATAAATAGAAAGCGGATGATTTTCAAAAATGGCTACATCACCATCTTTTCCCACCTCGAGTGAACCCACTCTATTTTCTATCCCCAATTGCTTAGCAGGATTAATGGTAATCAACCTCAAGGCTTCTTCATCAGACAGACCACCATATTTCTGCGTTTTACCGGCCTCATGATATAGGTGTCTAATCAGCTCCTCAGAATCTGAATTAATGGATGTAGTTACACCGTTCTTCGCAAGTATAGCAGCGTTATAGGCTGTAGAATAATATACCTCAAATTTATAGTCCCACCAATCAGCAAATACAGACGCCATAGCTCCGAACTCAGCTAACTCAGGTGCAACCTTGAATCCTTCATTTACGTGCTGAAAAACGAGTTTTTTGATACCGTAATCTTTAAAAACCTGCATTAGCATGTAAATTTCATCTGCTCTGTAAGAGTGACAATGAACGATGATATTACCTCTTAAAATATCAGCTAAAGTCTCCATTCTTAAGTTATACTCAGGAGCCTCCCCTTTGAAGCCTTTCTTCTTTTTAGCTGCCTTATAAGTATCCCATTTCTGCATGTACTGCTTGGCTTCAGCAAAAGAGCTTCTAAAAACAGCTTCTACACCCATTCTGGTACGTGGCACAATGCCGCTACCACCGCCATGAACCCTTGTAGGATTTTCTCCTAAAGCAAACTTAATGGTTCTTGGTGCTCCTTCCATTCTGATCTCTTCCATGTCTACTGTGCCAAACCTATGCTTGATGGTTTCGCTCTGTCCTCCGATAGCATTAGCAGAACCATGAAGCGCATGTGAAATAGTAACTCCACCAGCAAGAGCACGGTATATTGAAATATCTAATGGATCCAGAGCATCTCCTGTCCAAACTTCGGCTGTAACTGGGCTAGTAGCCTCATTTACAGAGCTTAATGCTATGTGTGAGTGAGCATCGATAATTCCGGGCATCACATATTTACCAGAAGCATCTATTACTTTGGCACCAGATGGCGCGGCTATACTCTTTCCTATTTTGGCTATTTTACCGTCTTTAATCCAGACATCAGTATTTTCAAGAACACCATTAGTAATAGTAAGAACGGTTCCATTTTTTATAAGCACATCGCCCTTTTTCTGCGCAGTGGCCAAAGTAGCCACACAAAGCATTAATAAGGCGAGTGTTAATTTATTTATAGTTTTCATTAATCTCATGGTCTGATATTTTAATGTTTTTCCGGTACTCTTTCACCTTCTACAGGGAAACTTCCATAGCTTCCTGCAGTCATGCTTCCCTCAAAAGTATCTCCATCTATCTGTACACTAAATGTAATAGGCAGAGTCTCACCCCCTGTATCTACTGTAAATGCAAATGACAAAGTATTTCCATCTACAGATACATCAGTGATGTCTGTAGACTCACCGGTAGTACTATTTGTAATTGAGCCGCTGTAAGCACCAGGCTCACCTGTAATGGTGATTACACCTGTCACTTTTCCTTGCGGAGTCTCAGTGCTGTAAGACCATTTACCTTTCAAGTCAGTAGTTTTACCACCTTTACCCTTCTTCTTTTCTTTGGCTTTGTACTCGTACATGCTTCCATCTACAAATACATATCTCACATTAGATTCTTTATCAAAATAAGGCTTATCACTGATCACTAAGTTGGCCAACTTACCATTATCTACAGTTCCCATTGAACTTGAAACTCCAAGAATTGATGCTGGCGTAGTGGTTAAAGCAGCTAAAGCCTGATCCTCCGTAAAGCCGTTTTCTATCAGCTTTAATAAGGTTGATTTCACATCCTTAGATTTTACTTCCAGCGTAGAAAAGCCGAATTGTATGTCTTGCTGAGTGAATAATGCTGGCTGCTTGTAATAGTTAAGAATCATTTGTTTCTTTCTTTCTTCCAGCTGCTCTCTTTCAATATCTTCAGCAGTTTTCTCCTCTACCTTCACCTCTGTAGAATCTGACTGCACAGAATCAGCCTTCTCCTCTTTTAGTTCAGGTAAGTCCAAAGAAAGGAAAACCTTTGCCTGTGAGGCTTTTATCTTATTGGTAAGGTCCCAGCCCTGCTTTACTTCTGTAAGAATTAGGTTGAAACCAAGATCATTTTTCAGCTTTAATACTCTTTCTATATCCAGTACATCTTCAGCTTTAAATGCCACGGGCACTTGCTTATCAATAACAGGATAAAATGCTTCCAAGACTCTGTCTGCTGAAGGTCTGGTCATTCCCGCAGGATCTTTAGCATATAAAGTGCTGTACGATTTAGACTCCTTCGCCTGTCTGTAAAGCTCTCTGTATTTGGCCATTACAGCCATAACAGTGCTTGGGTAAACACCTGGTGCACCATCTAGCTGACTGAATAATGAAATTTCTTTTTTGTATAACATAGCATCTGCACTTTCACCGGAAAGTAAAATCACAGAGCCTTGCCCTGGCAGCATTCTACCATAAGGAACTACATGAGCGGCAGTGAAACCCAACTCACGCATATCGGCTATTGATTTTTCAGAAGTAGATAAAAGGTCTGCCACCGACTTCTCAGGCTCAATACCTGCCACATCGTTAGGCGGATTTCCCGGATCTTTCACATCGCTGTTTCGTCCTCTGCCACGTCCTTCTTCTTTTGGTTGTGGTATTCCTGTGTGTGAAACGCCCTCTATAAAACCAGCATATACATACATGCTATCAGCTTCTATCACCATAGCATCTGCCGGCACTGACACATTCTTACCTACTGAGGTAATGATGCCATCCTTTATTACTATGGCTCCCATATCTATCTTTCGGCCTGGGGCTTGAATAATGTTAACATTCTTAATTACATAAGTGCTGGTGACTGGCTTAAGGTCCAGGTCCTGGGCATATGTAGCTAAAGAAGTGATGAGAAACAGAAGGATAAATAAGCCCCTCCGCTTCAAGTTCATAGTGGGTTCTTTCATTGATTCGCTACGTTAATTTTC
This genomic interval carries:
- the guaA gene encoding glutamine-hydrolyzing GMP synthase; this translates as MAEQILILDFGSQYTQLIARRVRELNVYCEIHPFNNAPELTDDIKGVIFSGSPCSVRQDDAPDVDMSAYCGKVPVLGVCYGAQMMAHKSGGHVLPSEIREYGRAKLSKVDQHNELMKEISIDSQVWMSHGDTISELPEDFKIIASTPSVKVAAFKKEGEQTYGIQFHPEVTHSTDGKRVLRNFVVHICGCEQGWTPDIFVESTVASLKEKLGDDKVVLGLSGGVDSSVAAVLIHQAIGSNLHCIFVDNGLLRKNEFEDVLDSYKDMGLNVKGVDAKDKFYSALKGLTDPEGKRKAIGKVFIDVFDEEAHLIEDVKWLGQGTIYPDVIESVSVNGPSVTIKSHHNVGGLPDYMKLKVVEPLNTLFKDEVRLVGKTLEIDQSILGRHPFPGPGLGIRILGDITPEKVHILQQVDHIFVNGLKKAGLYDDVWQAGAMLLPIQSVGVMGDERTYERVVSLRAVTSVDGMTADWCHLPYEFLADVSNEIINSVKGVNRVVYDISSKPPATIEWE
- a CDS encoding M48 family metalloprotease; the protein is MKKITLLKIFTPVALLTLILSFSACDKNDNVLLFSVQNDIELGAQVSQEIANDPQYNIMSRTGNEEAYAYLEGMVDEILESGQVAYKDEFAWEVTILKDDETLNAFATPGGYIYVYTGLIKYLESADALEGVLGHEIAHADLRHTSRNLQKQYGVSILLSILIGDNASQLEQIAGQVAGTVAGLSFSRDYESEADAKSVVYLAETQYACNGAAYFFEKLLESGQGGGTPEFLSTHPSPDSRVEDINAKATSEGCETNLATNTDYDTFKNSL
- a CDS encoding amidohydrolase family protein produces the protein MKSMKNIILTLAALFCVLISYGQNAKATTGTFALKNATIVTVTKGTINNGTLIISDGKISDIGANVSIPSGAKEIDCKGLYIYPGMIESGSRIGLVEVGSDPRTRDYNEIGEVIPQMKALTAVNPNSVLIPVTRVSGVTTALTIPQGGLFSGTAALINLHGYTPDQMYAGFEGVVMNFPTTGKRGRWDRRSEEDIKKDADKALANLNKVWDNALAYSKIDSTITAQKVSTELNYNPEMATLAPVVKGEQTLLIEVNAANDIKAAIDWVKGKNIKVIFTGVSEGWRVAEELAEAKIPVITGPVLDTPNRDYDKYDRPYANAGIMSKAGVTVAIRTNDAENVRNLPYHAGFAATYGLGKEEALKAVTIIPAQLFGVDDQLGSLEKGKSATLFISDGDPFETKTQIKYVFIEGWNIPMESRHTKLYDEFLERDPGVKK
- a CDS encoding amidohydrolase translates to MKTINKLTLALLMLCVATLATAQKKGDVLIKNGTVLTITNGVLENTDVWIKDGKIAKIGKSIAAPSGAKVIDASGKYVMPGIIDAHSHIALSSVNEATSPVTAEVWTGDALDPLDISIYRALAGGVTISHALHGSANAIGGQSETIKHRFGTVDMEEIRMEGAPRTIKFALGENPTRVHGGGSGIVPRTRMGVEAVFRSSFAEAKQYMQKWDTYKAAKKKKGFKGEAPEYNLRMETLADILRGNIIVHCHSYRADEIYMLMQVFKDYGIKKLVFQHVNEGFKVAPELAEFGAMASVFADWWDYKFEVYYSTAYNAAILAKNGVTTSINSDSEELIRHLYHEAGKTQKYGGLSDEEALRLITINPAKQLGIENRVGSLEVGKDGDVAIFENHPLSIYAVPMFTIVDGVVEFDRENDPADMRIYPDPKETIDVTLHADEEEHRCMDVHDNYLLTDK
- a CDS encoding amidohydrolase family protein, translated to MKEPTMNLKRRGLFILLFLITSLATYAQDLDLKPVTSTYVIKNVNIIQAPGRKIDMGAIVIKDGIITSVGKNVSVPADAMVIEADSMYVYAGFIEGVSHTGIPQPKEEGRGRGRNSDVKDPGNPPNDVAGIEPEKSVADLLSTSEKSIADMRELGFTAAHVVPYGRMLPGQGSVILLSGESADAMLYKKEISLFSQLDGAPGVYPSTVMAVMAKYRELYRQAKESKSYSTLYAKDPAGMTRPSADRVLEAFYPVIDKQVPVAFKAEDVLDIERVLKLKNDLGFNLILTEVKQGWDLTNKIKASQAKVFLSLDLPELKEEKADSVQSDSTEVKVEEKTAEDIEREQLEERKKQMILNYYKQPALFTQQDIQFGFSTLEVKSKDVKSTLLKLIENGFTEDQALAALTTTPASILGVSSSMGTVDNGKLANLVISDKPYFDKESNVRYVFVDGSMYEYKAKEKKKGKGGKTTDLKGKWSYSTETPQGKVTGVITITGEPGAYSGSITNSTTGESTDITDVSVDGNTLSFAFTVDTGGETLPITFSVQIDGDTFEGSMTAGSYGSFPVEGERVPEKH